The Tautonia marina genome has a window encoding:
- a CDS encoding DUF1570 domain-containing protein has translation MLEIVPASDNEQEDARHLPEVVVIREEAAKKYEELANQAFEQERFALADASLREVLRRSPDHSEVRRLLGYVPHEGGWATPHAILRFKNGDIPHPTYGWIPADWVENLEQGLLPAPSRQGRSSLRWVPASEADAARQGSITSGWQITTPHFKIQASVPLDEGIEFGRRLEAFYDLFTSVGADLIGPERLQLAQLKRSSSATAPPNAPRQHRVFYFGTKQQYVDYLAPRLRDPGIKDTLGIYLDTQKSSYFFKDEGGVLPVEATLYHEVSHQLLFELAGRSDYLLNAGNFWVFEGLGTYFETLEHQPDGSIHYGGRVGPRFEEAHRRHVERDELIPIDQFVTLDRATFNGSNGGDPHLHYAQAIALTVFLMDHDHGTYREAFLNYARDAYRGQFRAGAEKDLSTHLDRSYVLLDQLFRQFVAQPIRPERIEQESVTID, from the coding sequence TTGCTCGAAATCGTTCCTGCATCGGACAACGAACAAGAGGATGCGAGGCATCTTCCCGAGGTCGTTGTCATTCGTGAAGAGGCTGCAAAGAAGTATGAGGAACTTGCCAACCAGGCCTTCGAGCAAGAACGTTTCGCCCTCGCCGATGCGAGTCTCCGGGAGGTCCTCCGTAGAAGCCCAGACCATTCCGAAGTACGTCGGCTTCTGGGATACGTTCCGCACGAGGGAGGCTGGGCCACCCCGCATGCGATCCTGAGATTCAAGAACGGAGACATTCCCCATCCGACCTACGGCTGGATTCCGGCTGACTGGGTTGAGAACCTTGAGCAAGGGTTGCTTCCCGCGCCCTCTCGCCAGGGAAGGTCCAGCTTGCGATGGGTGCCTGCCTCAGAGGCTGATGCGGCTCGGCAGGGTTCCATCACCAGTGGTTGGCAAATCACCACCCCCCACTTCAAAATTCAGGCGAGCGTACCCCTGGACGAGGGCATCGAGTTCGGGCGCCGACTCGAAGCGTTTTACGACCTGTTCACATCGGTGGGAGCAGATCTGATCGGCCCCGAACGGCTTCAGCTCGCCCAATTGAAGCGGTCATCCTCCGCCACGGCACCCCCGAATGCTCCTCGCCAACACCGAGTCTTTTATTTCGGAACGAAGCAACAATACGTGGACTATCTTGCCCCTCGGCTGAGGGATCCTGGGATCAAGGATACGCTCGGGATTTATCTCGACACGCAAAAGAGCAGTTATTTTTTCAAGGACGAAGGGGGAGTCCTCCCGGTCGAGGCCACGCTCTACCACGAGGTTTCACACCAACTCCTGTTCGAATTGGCTGGTCGTTCGGATTATCTCTTGAACGCAGGCAATTTCTGGGTGTTTGAGGGTCTGGGAACCTACTTCGAAACCCTGGAACACCAGCCGGACGGATCGATCCATTATGGTGGCCGCGTCGGCCCGCGCTTCGAGGAAGCACACCGTCGTCACGTCGAACGAGACGAGTTGATCCCGATCGACCAGTTCGTCACCCTGGATCGAGCAACCTTCAATGGAAGCAACGGAGGGGATCCGCATCTTCACTATGCGCAGGCGATCGCCCTAACCGTGTTCTTGATGGATCACGATCACGGCACCTACCGTGAAGCATTTCTCAACTACGCGCGCGATGCCTATCGGGGACAATTTCGAGCCGGAGCGGAGAAAGATCTCTCAACCCACCTCGATCGTTCTTACGTTCTGCTTGACCAGCTCTTTCGTCAATTTGTCGCCCAGCCGATCCGTCCCGAACGCATCGAGCAGGAATCGGTCACGATTGATTGA
- the rpsR gene encoding 30S ribosomal protein S18, which produces MPRKRFGRSRKNRCRFCTPEGCPRPAYVDYKDMSLLKKMLTNQSKMFSRKRSGNCAAFQRATADAIKRARYMALLPYVGE; this is translated from the coding sequence ATGCCTCGTAAACGCTTCGGACGAAGCCGCAAGAATCGTTGCCGCTTTTGCACCCCCGAGGGATGCCCCCGGCCGGCTTACGTCGACTACAAAGATATGAGCCTGCTGAAGAAGATGCTCACAAATCAGAGCAAGATGTTCTCTCGCAAGCGGAGCGGCAACTGCGCAGCGTTCCAACGCGCTACCGCTGATGCCATCAAGCGAGCACGCTACATGGCCTTGCTGCCGTATGTTGGTGAGTGA